The Haloferax volcanii DS2 DNA segment GCGATGACGCCCGTATCGGTCACCACGCGGGTTTGGGACCCCTCGACCGGCTCGCTCAGCATCTCGGCGTGCTTCGTCGCGTCCACGACGACCATCACCGCCCCGTCGCGTCCCTCGACGGGACTGAGGAACGCGAGGCGCTCGCTGCCGCCGTAGCGGTAGACCTCGGAGACGGCCACTTCGTCGGGGTCGGCCATCGTCAGCGACCCGGTCGTCCACGACAGGTCGAGGGCGGAGACCGATTTGGTCTCTATCACGCCGTCGGTGCTGCGGACGATATCGCGGCTCGACGGGTTCACGTAGTGGATCGCCACCACCTCGGCGGGCAGGGTGTCTCTCTCGCGTTCGAGCGCCTCGTCGATGGCGTCGGGGTCGCCCGTCCGGACGGTCTCGTACGCCGAGAGCATCCGGGCCGTCCGAGCGTAGCCGTCCATCCAACTCGACAGCCCCTCGGCCTCCAGTGAGGCGACCATCTCCAGGTCGCTGTGCGTGTCGGCTCTCACCTCGGTCCCGACCACGTCCGAGACGTACAGGCCGAACCCGCCCATCACCGCGGCCACGAGGAGGATAACGAACAGAAACTTCCGGAGGTAACTCCGCCTGAGTACCCTCGGAACCAGCGTGGCGAACTTCATGGCACTCGGTAGCAAGAGACCGACGTAAAGCGTTGTCCCGCTAACTATCAGTTCTGATAGCAGAGGGGACCCGATATGCGCCGCTCTCACCGAAGGACGAGTTCCGTGAATCGTTACAGTTCGCTCACGGTGACCCCGAGTGCGAGGGCGGCGGCCCCGGTCGCACCGCCGCCCGCGGCCAGCGCCGTCGGCAGCGCGGACAGGACGCCGGCGACGGCCCCGGCGAGGAGACAGACGGCCATGCCGAGGAGCGTGGCGTCGAAACGCGTGATGAGGAGTCCGGGTGACACGGTCTAATTACAACTCATTATCCGAACTGTCAAAATATTTGCGGGTGCGGCCCTACTCGCCTCCCTCTCTCACGCCCGGGCGTCAGAGGCGTCCGCGTCGGCGTAAGCGACCGCCCGGCCGAAACTGTCGATAGCCTGCTCGTACTCCTCGATGGCGACGTAGGCCAGTCCGACCTCGACGAGCGCCGCCGGGTCGACCCCTCGGGGTCGATTCCCGCCGCGTCCACGAACTCGCTGAGAACGTGGTCGTCCATCGGGTCGACGAGTCGCCCGTTGACCCGATACGTCGGCGGGTCGAGGCCGAACCCGTCGTAGGGGTCTCCGAACCCCTGTCCCTCCGAATAGCGGTGTCTACGCGTCGAAGCCATTCGTACCAGTTGGCGGGGAACCGAGATAACGTGGTCGGCGGTCTCACGAGGACCCGGGCGACAGAGACGAAGCGGGAACGCGTCGCTCGGTTCACCGTCGCTCGGCGACGAAAATGCGGGGGACGAGATTCGAACTCGCGAACCCCTACGGGAGCGGATCTTAAGTCCGCCGCTTTTGGCCTGGCTCAGCCACCCCCGCGCACTCTTCCGTTCTTCGAGGGGGAGAAAAGTGCTTTCGCTTTACCAGTCGACCGAGAGCGTCCCGTCGCCGTGGGGGTCCGGCGAGAGCTCCTCGTCGGTTCGGCGGTCGATGACGTGGATGACGCCGCGACCCTTCTTCGCCGGGCAGACCTCCGCCGCCTCGACGTTTTCGTCGAGTTCGTCCTCACCGACGAAGTACGATTTGGCTCGGGCGAGGCCGGTTTCGAGGTCCATCTCCCAGTTGTCGGCGACCTCCGCGCACCGGCCGGCCCCGAAGCACTTGTTCGCCTCGAAGATTATCTTGTAGGGCTTTTCCTCGACCGGCGGGGCGTTCTCGTCGGTTCCGAAGTCGCTCGGCTTCGGACGGTCGGACTCCTCGCTCATCGTCGGCCCTTACCGCGCGGTGGTCTTTGCGCTGTCGGTCGCGCGGCGACGGCGCGCCCCGGAACCCGCGAGACGCCTCGAACTTCTGGTACATCTGTCGAAGCCCGCTTGTCGTGCTTCGAATCCGAGCGACAGCAAGCGGGCGTACCGTATTCTATCCGTGGTATCACGTAACAGTGGGATACTCCCGTCACATGAATCATCGATAGACACAGTACCAGTCACGAATTCGTTCTCAGATATGATACCCGAGAGCGTGGTCTTATCACTCACCAGAAATCTTCTGGACCAATGGACGACGACAGCCAGCTCCGGAGACGAGCGTCGTCGGTTCGCGCCTCCGTCCGGGCCGCGCTCGGCGCACGCGCGACCGACGACGAATCCGAATCGGACGCCGCAGACGAGACGGCGCGCGTCGACGACGCGCGAAGCGACGGCGGGGGCACTCCCTCGGTCGCCGTCGAATCGGGACGCGGGGAGTCTCCCGCCGACGATGTCGCCGCGTCGTCGGCCCCGGACGCCGCCGCGCTCGACGGTCTCGACGACTTCTCCGCGGCCATCGAGCGCTGCATCGAGGGCGACCTGACGGTCCGCGTCGACGTTCCCGACGACCCGGCGCTCGCGCGTCACGGCCGCCTCCTCAACGAACTGTTCGAGGAGTGGCAGACCGCCATGCGGAACGTCGACGCCTTCGCAGACCAGGTCTCGGCGTCGACCCGAATCGTGGCCGACGCCGCCGAGGAGAGCCGCGAGGAGAGCCGGTCGGTCGCCGCCTCCGTCGACGGCATCGCGGCGGGCGCGCGCCGGCAAAGCGAGAGCGTCGAGGAGGTCGCAGACGAGATGCGGAACCTGTCTGCGACCATCGAGGAGGTCGCCGCCTCCGCCGACGAAATCAGGCACGCGACCGACGAGGCCGTCGAGCGCGGCGACCGCGGCAAGCGCGCCGCCGAGACCGCTATCGACGAGTTGGCGGTCATCGGCGAGCGGACCGACGCGACCGTCGAGCGCGTCGCGGAACTCGACGACCACATCGACGACATCACCGGCATCGCGACCAAAATCTCCGACATCGCGGAGCAGACGAACATCCTCGCGCTCAACGCCTCCATCGAGGCCGCCCGCGCCGGCGAGGCCGGCTCCGGCTTCGCCGTCGTCGCCGACGAAGTGAAGGCGCTCGCCGAGGAGACGCAGGCCGCGACCGCCGACATCGAATCGACCATCGAGACGGTTCGGACCCGGTCGGCCGCGACGGTCGAGGACATCACCGACACGAGCGAGCGCCTCGACGAGGGCAGCGAGACGATTCAGGAGGCGCTGTCGGCGCTCGACGGCGTCGTCTCCGACCTCGAAGAGACGAACGGGAGCCTCCACGAGATTTCCGACGCCACGGACTCGCAGGCGGCGACCTCCCAAGAGGTCGTGAGTCAGGCCGACGGCGTCGGCGAGATAAGCGACGAGACCGCGGCGCTCGCGGCCGACGCCGCGGGGTCGGCGCGCCGCCAGACCGTCTCGCTCTCCGAGGCGGTGACGAAGATAGACGCGCTTTCGGACCAGGCCGACCACCTCCGGGACTCCATCGACGACTACCGCCTCCACGCCGAGGCGACCGACTCGGGCCAGACCGTCGTCCAGTTCTGGCACGGCATGTCCGGCGACAAGGCGGCGGTCCTGGAGTCGCTCGTCGACGAGTTCAACGCCGACCACGACGGCGTCCGCGTCGACACCGCGTCGAAGGGGAGCTACCGCGGCACGTTCGACGCGACCCTCGCCGCGGCCCGGTCGGGGACGCCGCCGACCATCGCGCAACTGTACGAGGTCGGCACCCAGCGCGCCCTCGACAGCGGGGCGTTCACCCCCGTCGAATCGGTGCTTCCGGACAGGGCATCGGCGGGCGAACTCGTCCCCGAAATCGCCAACTACTACCGCCACGACGGCGCGCTCTGGTCGATGCCGTTCAACGCCTCGAACCCCGTGTTGTACTACAACGCCGACGCGTTCGAGCGGGCCGGCCTCGACCCCGACGACCCGCCGGCGACGTTCGACCAAGTCACCTCGGCCGCGGCGACGCTGAAGACGAGCGGGGCGGTCGACTACGGCGCGGCGTGGGCGAATTACAGTTGGTTCGTCGAGCAGTGGTTCGCGGCCGCCGGGGAGTGTCTGTTCGACGCCGACAA contains these protein-coding regions:
- a CDS encoding methyl-accepting chemotaxis protein; amino-acid sequence: MDDDSQLRRRASSVRASVRAALGARATDDESESDAADETARVDDARSDGGGTPSVAVESGRGESPADDVAASSAPDAAALDGLDDFSAAIERCIEGDLTVRVDVPDDPALARHGRLLNELFEEWQTAMRNVDAFADQVSASTRIVADAAEESREESRSVAASVDGIAAGARRQSESVEEVADEMRNLSATIEEVAASADEIRHATDEAVERGDRGKRAAETAIDELAVIGERTDATVERVAELDDHIDDITGIATKISDIAEQTNILALNASIEAARAGEAGSGFAVVADEVKALAEETQAATADIESTIETVRTRSAATVEDITDTSERLDEGSETIQEALSALDGVVSDLEETNGSLHEISDATDSQAATSQEVVSQADGVGEISDETAALAADAAGSARRQTVSLSEAVTKIDALSDQADHLRDSIDDYRLHAEATDSGQTVVQFWHGMSGDKAAVLESLVDEFNADHDGVRVDTASKGSYRGTFDATLAAARSGTPPTIAQLYEVGTQRALDSGAFTPVESVLPDRASAGELVPEIANYYRHDGALWSMPFNASNPVLYYNADAFERAGLDPDDPPATFDQVTSAAATLKTSGAVDYGAAWANYSWFVEQWFAAAGECLFDADNGRSGTARTSNLDGPVGTRVFEWWRDLERNDLLFDPGVEARRDAREAFLDGRAAMLVDSSSSAASVVRGAADRGFTAEVGRFPAPGSSREGVVVGGASLWVADGVESRKRAAAGEFIAWLTRPEQQRRWHRRTGYFPVHRRTRGLLRDDGWFDEHPGFAVAFDQLAETDDTPATRGARVGPFTTVRTIVSEGLSELFDGRDLDAVLATMDEQVSARLSEYEHSANR
- a CDS encoding ferredoxin; translation: MSEESDRPKPSDFGTDENAPPVEEKPYKIIFEANKCFGAGRCAEVADNWEMDLETGLARAKSYFVGEDELDENVEAAEVCPAKKGRGVIHVIDRRTDEELSPDPHGDGTLSVDW